ACTACGAGAAAAGCTGCGGGATGTTTATCACTTAGCTATATCTGCATTTCGGAAGAACGCAGACTGCAACAAACATCGATATGATAGGGTACGTCTGCAAGAGCTCCAGCCaagggacagagtcctgctgcGAAATTTGGGTATTACTGGCAAACACAAGATAGCTGACAGATGGAAGGCAATACCTTGCTTGGTGATGGAAAAGCTAGGAGACCTGCCAGTCTATAAGATCAAACCTGAAGAGGGTCCAGGGCAGACAAAGACCATACATAGAAACCTTTTGCTCCCTGTGGGGAAATTGGTAGGCAGCCCTTATGAGATGGGCCACAACAGGGCAACTGGGCAGAACGAAGGTGCTGTACCAAAGCCACCTTCCAATGTGGACAGTTGGCCTCCTGCAGCTAACTTACCCCTACTCAGCACATCTGAGagtgagtctgaggaggaagacacaaCCATGGTATATCCTAGGATGAAGACAAGATTTCAGTCTCGATCGACTGAATCAAAAGAGAGCACCTCCTCTTCTGCCCTAAACCCTATGGCAGAAGTATTTACGCCCATTCCTGACACTCCTGAGCCACTGGTGGAACCCCTGTGTGATGACTTACACAGGTTATTGGACAGTGGAGACATACAGATGGAGGATGTCCTGAACGCCTTCAACCCTTCACTGTTAGAACTAGAAATGCAGGGGCCTATGCCAGTATCTGAGGGAAACTCACAGGAAACCTCCCCATCCGTCACTCAAGAAGGTGTCCCCCCTACCACAGCAACAGAGATTCTCAATAGGCGAGACAGGGTAATAAGACCAGTGAAACGGTTAACTTACCATGCACCTGGAGTGAATAGTGAGGAGCCAATACATTTAGCACACAGGTCTATGGAAGCAAAAGTGGGCTATCTGAGGCCCTTTGAAGGGGACCAGTAAGTTGGTATAGTAGGGAATGTGGTTAGTCGGGACGACAAATTCTCGGCTGAGGggaggatgtaagcagagtcaggatgagctctgccctgacatctggtggtgaattatggggagtgtggaaagaatctcagggagtgtggaaaggaattccaggtatttgcattggcacacccaccccacctagcataagcccacggcagcctgggatggttattttgacagctgggatccccaatttctttgttattggggaaggaggaaaaaagtgcttcaccctaattatgtgaatgaggaactgtgagactgctttatgacagaaatgactcaacctaaattaagtagtacttgctagacaagggacatgggtttcaaaacccagtgaatggagagaagTTGGGGAcaggtgtgtgtacctgatggtatgggccccttttgagggcctggaacaccaattgcacatcctcctctctccactataaaagagtagagctaattttgattccattaggagtccatctagagactgctgagctgaattcatgttgggccaatggtgcaccagcaccagggctcccctactaagagctgaaatcactaaaagagctgagctgagatcactgagtgctgtgttagctagtgggggagcctgaagacctatcgctaagtgcctggcagagcggagcagtttgcagcatgttggagcagcccatggaacagtgagcggagtggagcggtttgtaGGGACAGCCGGAGTGACTCAAgggtcagctggaggagcggcacagctggtgtaatGGAgttggtcgtggtgaaggctgcagcagaactccacagagaggtggagcagttggccctggcccacgtaaggtgccccttaacaccctgtgtgggcttcccctccccccatttcctcccaggctgggcggaggtaaaactctgcagataaacttttgaactctggggtggcactgaccacagactttcgggttgttggactttggggtgattggacttaagatcctaagggggaaaggacattgccagacgtacttggaggtgggctttttgcttatggtttgtgttataatcctgtttgtggtatttctccaatgtgatgccacattgtttccctcttttattaaagggattttgctacactcagactccgtgcttgcgagtggggaagtattgcctcctagaggtgccgggggggtggggtggtatgtaagtgtcccaggtcactgggtgggggctcgagtcggttatgcattgtgttattgaaacagaacccctggatactgaacccagcccttgttgctgccaactcagagggtcAGAAGTGTTACATAAACAATAGCTtgtacacagaacagaaagactttTCTTCCTTAAGTTACATTTTTAGCATATTCTGTCCAAGAAGGTAAAAAGAAGTCTGTCAGCTATAAACAGACAAATTCTAATGGAGGAATTGACAAGGAGACTAAAAGGGGTATTTTTACTGCAAGATAACTAATCTGAGTTTGCTCTCAGGCTGTAAAATCCTGGCAGAGACATCCTCTCTTGTTATGCAATGTAGGCAGGTGAGGTCATCCACAGGTGGGCAGTGTAGTGTTGACCTCACCTAACAATTACAAGGTAAAAACTACTTGTATCTCCATTAGGCTTTTATAGAGAGAGCACTAATACGAGTTAATTATCAAGCTGTAATAAGACCGCCCTTTTTGGCAGTGAAGAGACCGTAGCTTTTCTGATACCATAATGGCCAACGTGTCTGTCAGACCAACCGTGGAGGGAAGGGTGCTTGGTGAGAGTGGTCTTGTGAAAGGAAAGAGTGACAACACCGTAGCTTATCCCTTCCACAAATGAGGGGAGATTAAATGGTTCCCTCAGACAAAGTCCaactttgagaaaaaaaaaccagTAGTTCAACAAGCAAAATACTTACCAGCATCTTTGTCTGTGCCTTTCCTGGTTTcatcaggatttttaaaatcagagttGTTCAATATCACACAATAGCCATGAGGATTATTCTCCATTGTGTACAGGTTCTCGAGCTGTAGAGATGTACAGAGCATAATGACAAGATCGCAAAAGCAGCATAAAGAGCTGTGGGTTTTAAGGTACCCAAACGAGAAATGGGACTAAGCACAGATTGTTATCCTGCCTCATCTAAGCCTCACAGACATACCACAGGCTGGGGCGCTGGGGACACGGTGTAGGGGAAGTCTGTGAATCTGGCACAGTTCTAGCCTCCGCCTGCAGGGGgatggaagggagtggggaaatAATAATcctattcccccacccccgagcactccctccctcccccaaggtgAGATTAGTGTTCTGGAGTAGAGGAAAAGGATGCAGGTATTTGTCCCCAGCCcaacaccccgcccccccaagatCATGTGGTGTGGGCTACCTTTGAgattcctgctccctccctcctttgctTGGTGTGGTTAATTGGTTCTTATCCATTGATTCAGCATgatttgagggagggagggatgtgcTTAACCTTGACTGCCAGAAACTCTCCAATTGCTTCAGGGTGTCCTGGtggttctcttcccctctccccactcccccaatgGCAGACATAGCTCTGTTTCCTGCCACTAACCCTAATGGGGTGTTGATCCTCAGGCAACACAGCAAAGGGTGGGGCTTACTCTTGTATTCTGGATGAGAGCTCACTAGGGCCTCACCAACaattgtaggggggttgtaaaTGGGATTTATGCCCACCAGGgtcaggagcagagcagcagttCAAGGTAAACATCAGGATTTCTCACCTTTGGCACTGACACTGCTTCCTTTGCTCCCGATTCACCTGGGCCCACAAATGCACATGTTTTAGGGCAGGGAACTTCCTGATGTATATGACCTACAAGGGGCACAAAAGGACATTTAGAGTCAAAAGGGATGTCTTAACTTTAACATAATTCAGTACAGAGAATGGTATCCAAATGATCTGAGGGAGTGGGGTGCAGACAACTTCCAACCCTAATACATGGAAAACTGCTCACATTTCCATCATTGTTTACCACTTAGATAATGTCTATACGTCAGCACCTATGGGCCTACCACTGCTTAACGTCAGGTTGATTTTAGGTGTTTTCAGTTAGCGATGATTAGTTCTATTTTTAACCATATGAATCAAGAGGCTGAGTCTCCATGGCACTGACCATGAAATCTGTACAGGCTTCAGAATCTAGGTGGGAAACAATGAAGGCAACAAACATCTTCATGGTTAGTGCAGTGACTGGACTCTTAGCTTCATTACATTTAATCAAGTGAGCCTATGCTCTAGTTCAtgcagaaattaattcagggaaagtcttaaggcctgtgttatacagtagACCAGATCAGATCACAagggtctcttctggccttataatttCTTAAACTACTTAAGGAGCTGTAACAAAATACCTTCACTAAATGTCAGGCTCTGAAAAGGAGGTTCCAAACTCGTGATCAGTTCATCTGGGGCTGAAACGTGAAGAGACAAGAAGAATGATGGACAAATTCAACCGAGGCTATCCCAGGTCTCAGTGCAGCAAGACTCTCAAGGCATCAGGTTAGTTACATGCCTAGTCTTCAACAGAAACTACCCTGAAGTCTTAAAGGACAAACAGCCTGGGCAGATGAAGCAACTCATCCAGGATACATACAATTCTGGTGAGCCTCACTCTCTATGTGAAGTTACCTAAACTGTCAATACATTAGATCATGATCAACTCACACCAGTTTTCAACATGAGAAAGAAACCCTGTGGCTGtaccagttctgcagcttctttGCTATATTTGTCACGTCCCACTGAATAAGACTTCCCTTGAGGTTTTATTTTTAGATATTGGAGGAGATCCCTCTTCCCATTAGTGACTGAtaattctcttctcttcccttccaggAATGGGTTCCCCTCATGCCCTCCTGGTGATGGATTAGCCCATTGACAGGTTGACCATTTCTGTTGCCCTGGGCTGAAATAAAGGTCTCATCTATACTACAGACATAACAATATTTAAACAGGATTGTGAAAAATGGTTGTAACACAGGCACCTACTAGGGTCAAAACATAATTCTCCATCACTGTTATGACTGGGGATGTAAATAGGGTTTAAAATAGTAACAGTTTAACCTATTAAAATTCTATCAGTTAAACAGTTAACGGTTAAGAAGTTCACAGAGGCGAGAAACTAGGAGTGCAAGGGGTCCCTGCTGCCGGCCCCGCATCCCAGGTGCAAAGCCAGCAGCAGAATTTAATCATTAACCGAAACCAATAAGACTAACGCTTATCAGTTAACCAGTTAAACTTTTACATCCCCAGTTATGACATTTTTGTACTGTCTAGACCAGCAAAAATAAGTCATAATCATGTTTAAATATGGCTGTgctgaaaagggtttttttttttgtagtggcAACAGGGCTGAAAAATATGTCCCCTTCCTGCTCAGCCTAAAGAGATGCATTAATGAATTGATGAATTTTCCCCCATGGCTACagtctttgtctacactagaaattccTGGAAATCTTCCACTGTCGCAATGCCTCTAGAGGTAGCAGTGGGGAGCACGACTGTGTAGTAGACATCATTCAGGTGCCCACTGACGTTTACTGTACTGTTTACACCTACCCTGAGCGGCATTAGACAACAAGTGGTGGTAAAGCACTAGTGCTCTGATGACATTAGTGCTTCCACTGTTGCTATCGCTGGTGGGAGAAATTTTATAATCAAGATTAGACGCAGCCACTACCTGCCTCAGAGCCACTATCTGCTCTACTCACCAAACAGGCGACACTTCACAAGTACATCCTTAgaggagctgggagaaagagTCCAAATGTTCTGAGAGCCATCCAGGGGGCCTCAGAGAAACACACATGACTAAGCCAAATGCAAATGAGAACCTGCTATGAAAAATTCTGTGTATTCTCACTTTCCCCTGATCGCTGGATGGTGCCTCTCAATAACTGTTTCCTGAACGTTGAGACTGTCAGGTGAATAAGTCACTGCTTCAGACCCAAAATCTCATCAAGAACACAGTAACTGGAAGAGCTGGAAATGTCCCAGTTTCTGTTTTAAAGCATTTGGCACCGACTTGAGTAAAAATATCTCCCTTTCAAAACCTTTCCATGAATCTTCTTTCCAACCTATGCACCAGCTCATGGAAAATAAAGCCTTGCAACTCACTGACAGCAAGATCTGTAAGTCTATGGactagtctcccaagggaagtggtgcaGGTCTCAGTCTtagagacatttaaaactagactccTCAAAGCACAGAAAATAATACtatggagaacaatttttcaatAGTTCCTAAGGGAGGCAGACTACATCGAATGTCTCCCTCATCACCACTTCCTTTGATCCTCGGGGCTCAGTCAAAAAATATTCAAATGGGTAGTTTAAAATCATTACCTCGTGTTTCTACTTCGTAGGTATTAATTTTTTGTGCCAGGTCAGGTCTAACATCCTGTAAAACACTCTTCAGCACCTTCAGTTTGGTTTCATTCATTATCCCAGCTTTTTCCATTTCTATAAAGAGTTTCAatattgtctgtttaaaaaaatatgattatGTATTAGTTTCAGGTACCACAACAACATATTAGGTATTTTCAAACCAAGAGGAAGGCCAGGTTCCCTGCTCTGAGGAGAGGACAGGCTGAAGACAGAAACAGACAAAGAATTGGGAGAGTGCAGGGGTGGAGAACTACACCAAGTTAGAAAGCGGTTGCGGGTGTCAAGATGTGAATTAGCCACCTCATGGGAAAATAAATTAAGCTAAGATAGGGGATTTTAGGGCTGGTCTGCATATGTTTTTTCCGCACATATGTAACAAAACAGATTTCATTAAAGCAGTGCAAACCACTAATGTAGATATTCTTAAACTGGTTTTGCTTAATCCAGTAATTGACCAAATTAAATGAAACTAGAATAAAAAGTGTGGTATAACCCTGGATAAGTGCATCTCTATTCCAGATGTGTAACtaatatggattttttaaaaacaatttagttACGCTGCTGTAAGTTTTCCATTACATAAATTATTCCTAATTACTCCCCAAATTTGTAATTGTATCAGATAATCTGCCCATAGGGACCATAGCAGATGTGGGGCTTTTAGGGAGACTTTTAATGCAGGCCTTGTGGATGATGGACTCAGGAAGGGTGCTTCAAAGCTAGTTATTTGTCTATCTAACCTTCACCACACCCTGGGAGACAGctaggtaagtatcattattccAATGTTACAAATAAGGAAAGGggcagaaaggttaagtgactttcccaggaCCACACGAgtcattggcagagccaggattacaATTTAGGATTTTCTGACTCCCAAACCCTGTGCTTTTTCTCCAGACCACATTCTCCTCCTTTGGGTGCCACCCAAACATCAATACCCTGAAAGCAGTGGGTAGAGAAGAGGAGCGTGCTGAATTTgtgggaggcagaggcagggagaTCGATGGTGTGGCTAAGACAATGAGTGCGTGGGAAAGACTGATgaaatggtggggaaaggagacTAAGACAGGAGTGAGAAAGAAAGACCCATTTCCTAATGGAGACCATCTCACAGCTCTTCCACGTATCATGAGCCATCCCCACTGCAGGCTGGGATTTACATGCACCTGTTTTCTCTACCTCCTTCGAGgaaagagtatcagaggggtagctgtgttagtctggatctgtaaaagcagcaaagaatcctgtggcaccttatagactaacagatgttttggagcatgagctttcgtgggtgaatgcatctgacaaagtgggtattcacccgcgaaagctcatgctccaaaacgtctgttagtctataaggtgccacaggattctttgctgcttttctagGAAAGAGTTAGACTATGGctactacagaccttacagcagtgcagctgaactgtaagctctctgggtagccgctctaagctgatgggagagagctcccattggcttaattACTCCAGTCTCCGCTGGTGgtagctctcccatcgacttacgcATCAGTCTGCTCAGCACTAAGTCGGcataagttatgtcactcaggggggtggctaACCACACCATTGAGCAATATAACTTATGTCAATTTAAGGTGTAGCATAGCCATAGCCAGAGACTCAGAACCTATTTTGCACAAGAAGCCACCACAATTAAGTGCTCTTACAGCATTGTCCTGAAGCTTCTTCTTCGGTAGCTCCTTTTGCAGCAGGAATCTTACACTGGCAACTTCTTCACTAGTTATTTCTTCAGAGATTCTGTAAAGTAGTTGCCTGACAATAAGGGAAGAAAGGAAGCAAATTAGCCAAAATGAAGATTACCTAAATGCTGTCAGGTATGCCCCATGTGCCTAACGGGCTGGTCCACAGTAAAGGGGTTTGCTTCATCCTTAACACTGCTATGTACAACATCCTTGAAAGCCAAGGCTGAGAACAACATCACAGTATCAGAAAGTCAGTGCAGTCCAAAGTGAAAACACTTGTTCTCAGAAGCACTCAGTCGCAGTGCTTCCAGGAACGAGACAGTACATAGCACACATCAGGTTGCAAGTAACCTAGGTAAGACTCAGGCTCTGTCTGGATTTGAGAGGAACAAATCCAACCCAAAGTCTGCTTGACCCCTCTCTAGTTACAATACAATACTATGATTGTGAGAtaatttccaggaaaaaaaaccttcttgATACctgaaactgaaaaatgtagATGTCACTTCTGTCGGAATAGTACCAAGGAATTAACCAATAGCATTAGATCATAGAGCTAAATACCTGTCCTGAAGTGTGCAAGATGCACAGAGCCAGCTTGAGAAGAATAAAATTCTCCCTGGATTTGTGTGGGAGATAAAATGGAAGACAATTCAGGTAGGAAATAAGAATGAAGCTGGACATAACAGAACatctctacctgggccttttaAGCCCAAGACGCTCCAAAAGGTCCTTATTATCATACTCCATACCTATATGGTGAAACTTTTGCCTTGTTTGGGATTTGAAGCTCCCTTTCCATTTCGTCTCTGCTGGAGCTCAGTCTACCAGTCAGGAGGTCTATGCGGTTAACTCTGAACAGTAGCTCCTTTAAGAAGGACAGATCCTCTTCCTCTATCAGTCTCAAGTTCTGGAGCTTTTGGAAGAAATCCTTGGGATCCTGAATGTCTTCCTGATTCTTCAGTGGGATGTACTCCAGACTCAGAAACTTCAGAGCCATCAGGGTTTCCGAGTCCAGTTCCTCGCTGATGAAGAAGAGAAGCTTGTATATATCTGTGCTCATTTTATGGCTGAGAGATGAGGAATCAGATCTAAACACAAAGTGAGATGATGATGGAATGATGTGATTGACGAGCGAGGTCAACACAATTACAAAGAAGTCACATCATGTGGACTGCTCCATAATATATGGATACATGCTACAGAATACATATCTGATGTCCCATAGTTTTGATGTTAGGTCTCTTTTGTCCCCTTTCAATTCATCAGCTTTAGGAATTTGCACTTGGGAACAGAAGCAAAGGTAAGAGAAAATGTCCTGGAAACAAGCTCCTCCTGCTTTCCCTGGGGGAATATTTGGGGTTTGCTGGCAGTAGAATCAATCCAGCTGCATGCAAgtgcttccttttttctttcctagATCCTGCCTGTTCTTTTGAAAGTCAGCATTATTCTTTTTCTAAAGATTCAGTGCTACCCAGAAGCAAGAGCCATATATCTGATACCAATTTCCCCTAGATCTAAAATCAACAAAGTGAGCAATAAATGAGACCCACAGAACACGAAAACATGGACCAtgttcatgttctgtatgtatgtatatctccttactatatgttccattctatgcatccaatgaagtgagctgtagcccacgaaagcttatgctcaaataaatttgttagtctctaaggtgccacaagtactcctgttctttttgcggatacagactaatacagctgctactctgaaacctgtcatcacAGATGTATGTCTCAATTGTAGTAAAAGCTTCCCTAAGCTACTACTGCttctataaacattttttttcctggcccCTGCAGGTCCCTGCAACCAGGCCACTCCAATTTAGATAGGAAAGATAATTCACTTTATACTCATTGTCTCCAGCACTTGCAAACTACAGCTCACTTACAAGCTAAGCTATTTACTATCACACTGCACATGTGCAAGCTATAGATCAGATAAAGAGCATACTGATAATTTCCAAAGCTCAAGTAGAGGCTAGAGCCACATATTTCCCATTTCACTCtgcaccagggccagtgcaacccattaggcgacctaggtggtcgcctagggcactagcatttggggggaggCATTTCAGGTCCTTTGGTGGCAACCAGGGCGGCCGGATCTTCGATCGCCCCAGTCGTCATTGGCATTTAGGTGAAGGGAGCTGGGGCGTGGGGAGGGCCTCCTgaagcaagtaagggggggggggcagcacacagaggaaccgctccccgctCCAGCTGACCTCTGCTCCGCCAcgtcccctgagcacgctgccccgctctgcttctctccctcccaggcttactgtgccaaacagctgattggcaccacaagcctgggaggtgggagaagtggagcagtgacgcctgcttggggaggagggggagcagaggtgggaagcTGCCACACAGCTCCCCAGGCTAGGGGGAGCTGTCCTGTGGGGGGCTGAGGACGGAGGGGAGCTGCCGCGTGGGGGCGCCTTagggcagagagctgccacagggctcggggaggtgggggcgcaaggtggaagtttcgcctagggcgtgaaacatccttgcacctgccctgtgtGCACCTAAAGCCGCCAGTGACCTTTGAATTCTCAGTCATGGATTACAGTTAGGGCAGGACACAAGctcagtagaacctcagaattgcaaactgaccagtcaaccacatacttcatctggaactggaagtacacagtcAGCAGCGGGCGGGAGGGAGCAAATACAGCTCAGTATTGTGTCAAatgtaaactgctaaaaaaataaaaggaagcagcatttttcttctgcatagtaaagtttcaaagctgcattaagtcaatgttcagttgtaaacatttgaaaaaacaatCATAACGTCTTGTTCatagttacgaacatttcagagttataaacCACCTCCACTCCTgagctgttcataactctgaggttctactgtactgaaTTTAGAACAGGCCTCTGAATTTGGGAATATGGAGCATGAGGCTCCAAAAATCCTCAGCTCATACTGTGGGAACAGCAGCATATGCTGTTAGACTGTCTGCCTCATTGCAGAGAGTGCTAGCCAGTGCTCTGCTCCGTCTGTGACAGCACAGGCAGAACAGACATCCAGGGGTATCAGAGGAGGGTGAGGGTTTGGGAGGAAGAATCTATCGGGTGGCTGAAGTTCTCTGAGTGGGCCCTGTGGGGGACCCCCTCTTAGTATGCCTGAaaggtctctctcctcctgtctTTTTCATTTGGGTACCATTCTGCGACTGAAATTGCGAGAGAACATTTAGTGTGGCAACTCTTTGCCAGAGCAAGCCAGCCTCCCGCTGTCAGAGTAGTCAGTAATCTATGTGTATGGCGGCAGTGTCCAAAACCCCCTATGGGGTCGGGCTCCCCACTTGCAGTTGGCTCTCTTTGAACACAGGGCAGCTTTGTGTAGACCAGGATTTGTGGTTCTCAGCTAAAGAGCTGACTGATTGCCAAATTAACTTGAGTTaattaatataattgtaaatgcTAATCCAGACACTCTGCAATAGTTCCATGACACAAACATTTGTAGCTGACTTGAGAACCCATTTTAAGGTAGACTGCAAAGGTTTGAGCAGTGTATGGATTAGCATTCACAATTGTGTTtgttaatttgagttaattgaCAATCATTTAACTGATTACTATACAGCAGGACCTTAAACTCTTGTCTAGAAAAAACCAGTAAAACTCACTCCCTGTCTACAGAGCACACTATCTAAagccctgctccccaaccctcatTTCTCTTTTAAACGTATGCAAAACTAGTTTTGAAACAGATGAGAATCTGCACCTCTGGGCCATATGAAAACTAATGAGACTAGGCACATGAGTCATTCAGCCAGGAGTTGGTGCTTTCAGCTGCTTGATCTTATTTGCTacttctttggggaaaaaaaaaaaaaagaatacacaCCTGATAGCTAATTGTCAACATAGGATTGGGGGAACCGGTCTCCTCTGACACACATGCATACCCCTAGATTAAGGTATAAACAATTTATAGCCATAAAAATGATCTTTAGGTAAAGGGAATTAAATTAATTTCACTTTCACTTTCAAACTTTCTATAAACTTTGAACGGtatagtttatatatatatatacagaataGACAGTATATCTGCATGTGTATATGCCTGCCTGTGCGGATAGTGTACTAAAAATTCTAACTCCATTGTCTTCTGGCATTAGATTCTAATccaaaacagggaaagagaaaaactAGAAAGAGATATTGGTCTAGCAAAACTCGGTTGCCTTCAAACATAAAATGATATTGAAGTTAAGGATGTTAATTTCACTTACTTTTGAGGTCAGGCAGATCAGTGGATGAAATTTCCTAGCAAAACTCAGTTTCCTTCAAACATAAAATGATATTGAACTTAAGGATGTGGATTTCACTTACTTTTGGAGTCAGGCAGCTCAGTGAATGAAATGCCTCTGGATCATGTTCCTTCTCAGTCCCAACAGGAAGTCATGCGACAGGAAAGGACTGGTCTCGAAACTGAGTGTATTGTCATGTGACTTACAATAGTAGGTTAAGTAAAATGACAACAGAATGAAAATTGTGATACCAGTACAATGACAATAGAGCTGTTCACTTCCAGAACCTGTCATCGTTACCATTTCAGTTAATCAAATATTGCAGATACAAAAACAGAgcttgtaaaaataaaacaaataactgATGAAAAACGGGGGAGTTGGAGCACAGCAGGTAGCATAATCAGGAGACCTCCTAATATGAATGAAGATGAGTTGTTTCCTCTGAATGAAGAATTAAAGAGTCAGGAAAAAAACAGGCTTGCTTCAAAAAGCTTTTCCACTTTAAAGTTTGTCTCTGGCCAACTTCCCTGCTT
The window above is part of the Chelonoidis abingdonii isolate Lonesome George chromosome 10, CheloAbing_2.0, whole genome shotgun sequence genome. Proteins encoded here:
- the LOC116836078 gene encoding caspase-8-like isoform X2 — translated: MSTDIYKLLFFISEELDSETLMALKFLSLEYIPLKNQEDIQDPKDFFQKLQNLRLIEEEDLSFLKELLFRVNRIDLLTGRLSSSRDEMERELQIPNKAKVSPYRQLLYRISEEITSEEVASVRFLLQKELPKKKLQDNATILKLFIEMEKAGIMNETKLKVLKSVLQDVRPDLAQKINTYEVETRGHIHQEVPCPKTCAFVGPGESGAKEAVSVPKLENLYTMENNPHGYCVILNNSDFKNPDETRKGTDKDAEALKRVFEWLQFETIEHRNLEAEEICKTIKKYSNMDHSNMDCFICCLLSHGEKGKVRGTDWNSAAIKDLVSCFTGSECRSLAGKPKLFFIQACQGKTGQKSIPVKEDSSGQLEADALPLPSIPDWADILISMATVEDFECYRYIERGSAFIQCLCKEIESFCPQCVDLLTILTHVNQKMGDKDFNGKKQMPEIKSTLRKQLIFQVPALDN
- the LOC116836078 gene encoding caspase-8-like isoform X1, which translates into the protein MSTDIYKLLFFISEELDSETLMALKFLSLEYIPLKNQEDIQDPKDFFQKLQNLRLIEEEDLSFLKELLFRVNRIDLLTGRLSSSRDEMERELQIPNKAKVSPYRQLLYRISEEITSEEVASVRFLLQKELPKKKLQDNATILKLFIEMEKAGIMNETKLKVLKSVLQDVRPDLAQKINTYEVETRAPDELITSLEPPFQSLTFSEGHIHQEVPCPKTCAFVGPGESGAKEAVSVPKLENLYTMENNPHGYCVILNNSDFKNPDETRKGTDKDAEALKRVFEWLQFETIEHRNLEAEEICKTIKKYSNMDHSNMDCFICCLLSHGEKGKVRGTDWNSAAIKDLVSCFTGSECRSLAGKPKLFFIQACQGKTGQKSIPVKEDSSGQLEADALPLPSIPDWADILISMATVEDFECYRYIERGSAFIQCLCKEIESFCPQCVDLLTILTHVNQKMGDKDFNGKKQMPEIKSTLRKQLIFQVPALDN